In Bacillota bacterium, a single window of DNA contains:
- a CDS encoding metallophosphoesterase encodes MKRSRFRFVHLSDTHIQPELGAPQAWQKAIRSINALQPSPAFVTTGGDLVMDAQAVDRARAILQFRLFREGIDRLRVPVYHTFGNRDAYGWRRDDAADNLPGFGKQMFQRMLGQRETYLSFDYLHWHFVILDSIRYNPPADWVAEIDEQQLEWLSRDLARVGKQRPIVLITHVPLFTIFPQYDAGTTVAPSEKIIVRNAKEVRSLYKDYNVRAVLQGHTHVVEECTYTGTRYITSGAVCGEWWRGPRSGVHPEGFVVLDCDGEDLKWQYVSYGWKAQTG; translated from the coding sequence ATGAAGAGGTCACGCTTTCGGTTTGTTCATCTGAGCGACACCCACATTCAGCCCGAACTGGGTGCGCCACAAGCCTGGCAAAAAGCCATCCGGTCGATAAACGCCCTCCAGCCGTCGCCTGCTTTCGTGACCACAGGGGGCGATTTGGTGATGGATGCGCAAGCGGTAGACCGCGCCAGAGCGATACTGCAGTTCCGTCTGTTTCGTGAGGGCATAGACCGACTGAGGGTGCCGGTGTATCACACTTTTGGCAATCGCGATGCCTACGGATGGAGGCGCGATGACGCCGCTGACAACCTGCCCGGCTTCGGCAAACAGATGTTCCAGCGCATGCTGGGACAACGAGAGACCTACCTGTCTTTTGATTACCTGCACTGGCACTTCGTGATTCTGGACAGTATTCGCTACAACCCGCCCGCAGACTGGGTGGCGGAGATCGACGAGCAACAGCTGGAATGGCTGAGCCGCGACCTCGCTCGAGTGGGCAAGCAGCGACCGATTGTCCTTATCACTCACGTGCCTCTGTTCACTATTTTCCCCCAGTACGACGCAGGCACGACGGTTGCTCCCAGCGAGAAAATCATTGTGCGCAACGCGAAGGAAGTGCGCAGTCTCTACAAAGATTACAACGTGCGGGCAGTACTGCAGGGGCATACCCATGTGGTGGAGGAATGCACCTACACGGGAACACGCTACATCACCTCCGGCGCTGTGTGCGGAGAATGGTGGCGCGGACCGCGCAGCGGAGTGCATCCCGAAGGTTTCGTCGTCCTCGATTGCGACGGAGAGGATTTGAAGTGGCAGTACGTCTCCTACGGCTGGAAGGCGCAGACAGGCTAA
- the leuS gene encoding leucine--tRNA ligase: MEEKYQPQQIEQKWQKRWQEAQLFRAEDFSPKPKLYALDFFPYPSGDGLSVGHCRNYIPTDAFCRYKHMKGFNVLHPMGWDAFGLPAENEAIRKRSHPSKTVPRYIANYKRQMNMIGISYDWSREINSSSPDYYKWTQWFFLLLYKRGLAYRSTAPANWCPSCKTVLANEEVEGGACWRCGSMVEKRDLPQWFFKITDYAERLLNDLELINWPEGIKMMQRNWIGRSEGVEFEMQVADAQGKPSGKSFRVFTTRVDTTFGMSFAVLAPEHPLVREMTTPDRREEVEAYIARSQRETEIERLSTERVRDGVFTGAYAINPVNGQLVPIFIADYVLMGYGTGAIMAVPAHDERDFDFAKRYGLPIPVVIAPPGWNGEPLEQAYTGEGTMVNSGEFSGLPSEEGKKRIADWMEERGIGKRRVNYRLRDWLISRQRYWGAPIPIIHCPKCGEVAVPEDQLPVLLPDVEHYEPTGTGKSPLANIPEFVNTSCPQCGGAAERETDTMGGFACSSWYFLRFASPHETDRPFNPDAVRYWLPVDVYVGGAEHAVMHLLYARFWVKVMYDAGLVHFVEPFMTLRNQGMVLAPDPDTPDVMVKMSKSKGNVVTPDAVVEKHGADTLRLYELFVAPFDQAIEWREEGVSGANRFLHRVWRLVLDAIPHYHRDWKEKLQGAELSADERKLRRKTHQTIKKVGEDIEEFRFNTAVAAVMEWVNLMYDLKDSLIDSPAFSEAIHSLILVLAPFTPHIADELWERLGYEGFTYNQPYPEYDEAVAAAEELNIVVQVNGKLRDVLVVPVDTPQEELERLALSSPKVQQFTNGKTVKKVIVVPNKLVNVVVG; encoded by the coding sequence ATGGAAGAGAAATACCAGCCACAACAGATAGAACAAAAATGGCAAAAACGCTGGCAGGAAGCGCAGCTGTTTCGGGCAGAGGACTTCAGCCCAAAACCGAAACTGTATGCTCTGGACTTTTTCCCCTATCCTTCGGGAGATGGGCTATCGGTCGGTCACTGTCGCAACTACATTCCCACCGATGCCTTCTGCCGCTACAAACACATGAAGGGCTTTAACGTGCTGCACCCGATGGGCTGGGATGCGTTCGGTCTACCCGCTGAAAACGAAGCCATTCGCAAGCGTTCCCATCCCAGCAAGACGGTGCCACGCTACATCGCCAACTACAAGCGGCAAATGAATATGATAGGCATCTCTTACGACTGGAGCCGCGAGATTAACTCCAGCTCGCCGGATTACTATAAGTGGACGCAATGGTTCTTCCTGCTGCTTTACAAGCGTGGGCTGGCATATCGCTCCACCGCCCCTGCCAACTGGTGCCCCTCCTGCAAGACGGTGCTGGCGAACGAAGAGGTGGAAGGCGGCGCGTGCTGGCGGTGTGGCAGCATGGTGGAGAAGCGCGACCTGCCCCAGTGGTTCTTCAAAATTACCGATTACGCCGAGCGGTTGCTGAATGATCTGGAGCTGATTAACTGGCCCGAAGGCATCAAGATGATGCAGCGCAACTGGATCGGGCGCAGCGAGGGCGTGGAGTTCGAGATGCAGGTCGCTGATGCGCAGGGCAAGCCGTCGGGCAAATCCTTCCGCGTGTTCACCACGCGAGTGGACACCACCTTCGGCATGTCCTTTGCGGTGCTGGCACCGGAGCATCCGCTGGTGCGCGAGATGACCACACCCGACCGCCGTGAAGAGGTGGAGGCATATATCGCCCGCAGCCAGCGCGAGACGGAGATCGAACGCCTGTCCACCGAGCGCGTGCGCGATGGCGTGTTTACCGGAGCCTACGCCATCAACCCCGTGAACGGTCAACTGGTGCCCATCTTCATTGCCGACTACGTGCTGATGGGCTACGGCACGGGCGCGATTATGGCGGTACCAGCGCATGATGAGCGTGACTTTGACTTCGCCAAACGCTACGGACTGCCCATTCCGGTGGTCATCGCCCCGCCCGGCTGGAACGGCGAACCTCTGGAGCAGGCATACACCGGCGAGGGCACGATGGTCAATAGCGGCGAATTCAGCGGGTTGCCCAGCGAAGAAGGCAAAAAACGCATCGCCGACTGGATGGAAGAGCGAGGCATCGGCAAGCGGCGCGTCAACTACCGCCTGCGCGACTGGCTGATTAGCCGACAGCGTTACTGGGGCGCGCCCATCCCCATCATCCACTGCCCAAAGTGCGGCGAAGTAGCGGTGCCGGAAGACCAGCTGCCCGTGCTGCTGCCCGACGTGGAACATTACGAGCCAACCGGTACTGGCAAGTCCCCATTGGCGAACATCCCGGAGTTCGTGAACACCTCCTGCCCGCAGTGTGGGGGAGCCGCTGAGCGCGAGACCGACACGATGGGCGGTTTCGCCTGTTCGTCGTGGTACTTCCTGCGCTTCGCCAGCCCGCACGAGACCGACCGCCCCTTCAACCCGGACGCGGTGCGTTACTGGCTACCAGTGGACGTGTATGTGGGTGGTGCCGAGCACGCAGTGATGCACCTGCTGTATGCCCGCTTCTGGGTGAAAGTGATGTACGACGCCGGGCTGGTGCACTTCGTCGAGCCGTTCATGACCCTGCGCAATCAGGGTATGGTGCTGGCACCTGACCCCGACACCCCCGACGTGATGGTGAAGATGTCCAAGTCGAAGGGCAACGTGGTCACGCCCGATGCGGTAGTAGAGAAGCACGGCGCGGATACCCTGCGCCTGTATGAGCTGTTCGTTGCCCCCTTTGACCAGGCGATTGAGTGGCGCGAGGAGGGCGTCAGCGGCGCGAACCGCTTCCTGCACCGCGTGTGGCGGCTGGTGCTGGACGCCATCCCGCACTATCACCGCGACTGGAAAGAGAAGCTGCAGGGGGCGGAGCTGAGCGCGGACGAACGCAAACTGCGCCGCAAGACGCACCAGACCATTAAGAAGGTGGGTGAGGATATCGAGGAGTTTCGCTTTAACACTGCCGTCGCAGCGGTGATGGAGTGGGTCAACCTGATGTACGATCTGAAGGACTCGCTGATAGACTCACCCGCTTTCAGCGAGGCGATACACTCGCTGATACTGGTGCTGGCGCCGTTTACGCCGCACATTGCAGACGAGCTGTGGGAGCGGCTGGGCTACGAAGGCTTCACCTACAATCAGCCCTACCCTGAGTACGATGAGGCGGTTGCCGCGGCGGAGGAGCTGAACATCGTGGTGCAGGTCAACGGCAAGCTGCGCGACGTGCTGGTGGTGCCAGTAGACACCCCGCAGGAGGAGCTGGAGCGGCTTGCCCTTTCCAGCCCGAAGGTGCAGCAGTTCACCAACGGCAAAACGGTGAAGAAGGTGATTGTGGTACCGAACAAGCTGGTGAACGTGGTGGTGGGATAA